TTGTTTGAGTCTTCTGTCATCATTATTCTCATACTTGAGATGACctaaatttattttgtttcatcaTTAAACCAAATTACAGTGGTAAAGGGGCATGGATAGGACGACTCAGTGATATATGAAACTTGAACAGACTGGTGAATAAATTATGTATAACAAGCATACCTCTGAGGAAACTGTGTGGGTGCCATATTTGTCATCCCAATACATTGTACTAATTCGATAAAGCTGTTGTATGCTAAGGACCTGGAAGTTTGAGAATATTTGATGAGTCATAACCTGCATATGCTAATGACTGTCAAAAGCCGCAAAACTTAACTGAGTTCAAAGATCACTTACAGGACACAAATCGTTGGTGATTTCTTTCAACGTTTTCTTTGGCTTTTGATGAATTACCTAGTAATACAAATATATAGCCTGTTAGATTATCCAACTTTCACTCACGAAGTTGCAAATAGAACTTATAATCAGTGTAGGGAGCCTACAAGGAATCCAACAGCCTGCCTAATATGCTTCAATTCTTCCCAGGAAGAACCTGCATACTGTACATCACACAAAATTAgcatagaaaataaaaagtcaagagaaaaaataaatcacacCTACCTCTTCAGTCGCGTAAATGCACCATTGCTCCAACTCGGCCAATCCAGCTTTGACATACTCCCCATTGCTAAATGAACAGCACTCTCGTCGGAGGAGCAGACTACAAGATATGGAATAACTTAAAATCCTGACAAGAAGAAGTATAATATACTGCCAGTAGAGCAGGAGCCAAATCTTACCTATTGAACAACTGAACGTTAATAAATGAAAAGATTTGAGTGAACACCTTGCTGATTAAGAATGAAGGGACCTGTGCATatcaaataaaatacatgttaATGCATATTCTCACTCAAAAGTAGTATGTGAGAACTCAATTTTAGATCACATACATAGTTGGCTTTCAAAACATTCAGGTAGTTTGTTAATATTTTCACAATACTCTGCCAATGGGCGATTAAAGTTTGTTGTGCCAAGGCATTTGCTTGTGAACGAGATCCTTTTATTAGACTTGCGCGAGATGTTCTTGGTGCCTGCAAAAGAGTAACAGTAAAAATAAACCCTTAAGTTTACTCTTTTCTCTATGAAGCAAAAGGGAATTCTAGTGCCAACCATTCATACCTGGATGCAAAGACCAAGCAATGGAGATATCTCTTTCTTCAGATTGTCTCTAATCATTCCGTAGATTTTCTCAAGGAAGGCTGTTAGCTGCTGCTTGAAAAGCAGAGCAGGATACTTAGCTTCAACTTGACGAAGATCACCTAGTCCTCCAATCAAGCGGCTACCAAGAAAAGCACGCGGGGCACTTTGTGGTGAAGCTCGAATTCCCTTGTGATTTCAGAAGCAACAAAATTAAGAAATTTTCTGACTATAAAACTAGAATGAGGATAGTAAAGAACAAGATATGAAATATTATTTACCGAGAAAACCCTCCCAAATGATGCAGCAGATGACCTTCGCCTCTGAGGAGTGAGTCCAGCTGCTCCAGTTGTTTTCAGTGTTCGTTGTAGTAGTAGGAGTAATGTGGATGAATTAGAGAGCCAATATGCTAACTTGTCGTTATTGTCCTGGGCCTTTGGATAAGAATTTGAACTTGATTATACAGCAGTACCACCCAGAACAAATGGTGGAGGAGAATAAACACCTAAGTTATTGCagcatttgaaatttttaatcTCTGTTATTGCTGATTTTACTTTTTAGCTGTTTTTCAACGTCTATCATGGAGACCTAAGATATCCATTCATGAttaaatcaaaataaaaattatataaagTGTGTTTCTCCCGCTAAGAATGATTCTTCCAGAAAAAAGTGAGAAGTATGACTTACCTCTATAGCAGTACCGATTGTTTGAATAATACGGTCGAAAACACCAGTTCTTTCAACTTCAAATGATCGCCAATGTAGAAGGCATCTGTATATAACACAAGCTGCAATAGCCCTACCACTGGAGAATCCCAGATCTTGTGATACACACTTGATTAGCAAGTCTTGGTTTTCCTGGAGCACAAAATTCATATGTATACAATGTTACCTAAAAAAGATCATACATGATAAAAATGAAATctccctaaaaaaacacaaaggATACAATTTCATGGTCAAACAAGAGAAGTGCATAACTTTCTTGAAGGGGGAAAGATGGAACAAGTAAAGGTGTAATCAACCAATAACACACCTGCTGCTTCTCGTTAAGTGATTTTTGAGGTTTCTCCTCAGCCTCAAGCTCTTTGGAATTCAGTGAGATGGGGGTTACATCCTGCACAAAGATTTAAATAAGAAAGTTATTTATCATATCAGTTACTTTTTGATTTGCAAGTCAAGTGTATGGCAGTGTTCTTTCCACTTACTGGCGATGATTTCACCTCCCCATTTGGAGCATTCACGTTCTCCGGAGTTCTCAGCTAACAAAGTACAGTTAATTGAAATATTATTTAACTATGATGAAGATAAGAGTATATTTGTACAGAATGCATGTAGGCAAGTACATGACGTACTTGGAAAGGAGATTTAGGATATGCAGCTAATGATTTTGCAGTAGGAGAAATTGCAACAGCCTGTTGACGGAGCACTTTGTTCTCAGACTCCATGTTAGTTGCTTTCTCTTCCAGCCTGTTTACATTTTCATGACAAGacaatttaatattttttcagAATAAAAAAGTGTAAAACTGCTAATACGAGTATAAACAGAGGCATCATCATTAAGAAGCAAAACATTTAAGACAGCCAAAATCAATTCAAAATAATAGTTCTATTTGGATTTTACCTCTGGGCAGTGTCCTGAAGTTGCTCAATCTTTTTCTCTGCGCCTTCAAATTTCTTCATCAGTTCTTCATTTCTCCGTTCAGCTTCAGCATGTTCTTTCTTTGCAGTCTCTGTGGCTTGCCTTTGAGCTTGCAGCAAAGCCTGCCGAAATCAAAATCCAGTCTGAGTTTGACTAGATCATACAACAAACAAATGTTTCCAAATTCCAAACAAGTGTCATCCTTTAGTTCAACCACTGTAATTATTTTCATAGCATTTCAATACCGTGACAGACCTCAAATTTTTTTAGTGATTAACAACATTTTATTCATACATGATAAGCAAAGATGAGATAATTTTTCCAACATTTCTGAGTGAAGCAGAGTGTCAGGTTAAATGAATGTACGTTGCTATTGCTGTCAATGAGAAATGCCCCAAGATATGACCATGTTATGAAAAcatctttactcctataaaaggGTCAATCGGTGACGGCGGTCCGTTACCTTCTCACCTCTTTCTATTGTAAAATACTTTTCACTTCCTTCTATACAAACAATTATGAAATActgagatgatgatgtttGCCGCTAAAGTTGGATAAAATTACTAGGAagtgtccaacaaaagatgtctcaagttcgtcaaaatttgaatgtatctagacatgacttagtgtatagatgcattcaaatttagtcaaagttaagacatcctttgttgaacggaggaaTAGTATTTTCTAAATCTGATTTATCTATAATGAGTTGTATAAATTTTTTTATCCGTACCAATGCATGGGTATTTAACTATTAAGGTAAAAATAGGGTTATGTTCTATATGCACCGACTCTGCATAATTATTTATGACCAAGTACTGATTAAATAATATAACTGCATAAGATGTGTACAAATGATTCAGCTGCCAACATACCTTAAGTTGTTCAACTTCAGTTGTGAGAGAATTAATCTTTTCAGTATCTTCAACCAATACAGGAGTCTCTTTGATTACTGGAGGTGCTTCTTCAATTGCCTTTCTAGCTGCTTCTCTTTCCTTAAGAACCATGGCCTTTGCTTCTTCAACTTGCAGCTGTGTATCATTCAATGTTTCTTGCAGCTTAGCAATCTCCTGGGATTTTGCTTCCTCAAGGTCAGTCTGCAAAAAGGAACAGCAAACATAAACCCCAAGTTACAAACGTTCAAATAGGATCATCAGTATTAGGACCCAGATGAACAGATCACAGTACCCTTAGTCGCTTCTCCAGTCCTAAGCGCCATGTTAACTCCTCAACACGCTTCTCAAGTTTATCTTTGGCCTCTTTGAGGGCCCCTGTTTCTCTCGCAGCCTGCAGATGGTTCATGAATAATACAAAAATGAAATACGGACCATGGTAAAGAACATTGGGAGAATGCAAAGGATCCGGGACATTACCATCTTGAGATTCCTGAGCTCTCTTCTTGCAAGCCTTTGTCTCCAGGCACACTGGTAAGTAAGAGCTGCTCCTTGCAGATTCTTGTAATGTGAATAGTCACTATGGCATCGCCATCTAGCCTGTGTTCAAATATGAGGTTACACTGTTAGAAGGGTTGCTTTTATAACTATGTGTCAGGGTAAACAACCAAAAGCCAGAGAATTAAGACATTTCAGAAATGTGATGAATCTCAAGCCATGGAATGCATAGTAAGAGAATGATGAATATAACTAATAACAATGTGGTTAAACAGGATGTACCTGGATATGGATAGCTGCTTTGGTTTCCTTTCTGAATCTGAATTCTTTGCGAGCAGACATTGCCCTTAAGCCTGTCTGCAGCGTGACTGCAGCTGCTTGCAGTAGCAAATAAGATTCACGTGCTTTGTGACGACGCACATTCTTTTGTATTTTCATTGCTGCTGACTCTCGCCTCATGCACTCGTACATATTACGAACCAAGGTCCCTGGGTTACAacagggaaaaagaaaatcacatGAAATATGTAGAATGGTACAGAAAGTGCATTACAGAACGCCAGATTTGATCATATGCCCCACTTTACTTCGcactttgatcatttgccTCGCCCTGtatcactgacatgtggggcatGGACCACGTGTCAGTGCTACAAGACGGGGCAAATGATCAGAGTGAAGTGGTGCACATGATCAAATCCCTCTTATAGAACATGAAATCAGTAGGGCAGGTACCTCTAACAAAAGACTGTATATGTGTTGCTGATCTTCTAACCAAAACAAACTGTTTCCGTGCAATATATGTACGCATTAGTCTCTGTATAATTCTTGCTGCTTTTCCTAACACTTCTGCTCTTCGTGCATCCAAATCAGCCATCTGTCCAGCTCTCAGAAACACCTTCGTTTTTCCTATCTGGGAGTCAACCAAATAGACTAAATAACTAAGAAAAAGATATTAAGGATTTAAACATGACACAGACACAAGTCTACTTCCAACATTTGCTATGTCAGAAAATTCACTGATTTCCAAGTCGATAATAGAAGCTCAGGTTTACAGCAAAAGCATTTGacaggaaagaagaagaaaaagtagTAACATTGATAGATACTCATCCGACATCCATGAGCTGCAACCCACATCTGGAAGACGAAGTCAAGGAAGATGTTGGCGCAGATAAAACAGTAAATACTAAATAAGGACCACTCAGTGGGAACATCTCACGTATTGTTCTAAGAGTTGAATTCAGGAATTATATGTAAAGCCGTAAGAACTAAGAACGTTAAGTCATATAACGATCAATTATATCAGTTCATCGAAATTATTATGCCATGATAAAATTTCCTACGTTCTTATCCTAATCtgaatggtactccctccgatccataaaaagtgtcgcccattttgtactagcggtacaaaatgggcgacactttttatggatcggagggagtattaaatatCAAGGAGTCAGAAGAAATAAGCACGGATCCtagtagtggttcagtgtcttACCTGGTAGTTTTCCAGCTTCATTTTTTCCAGAATCTTCTGGCATGCAATCTTATCATCGTTGCTGGACACAAGAATatacaaataaaaattaatACTATTGAAGCTTGAAAGATTAAAAAATCAAAAGCCAAATAAATAAGCAGAAGACAGATTGTTTCTATGTAGATTGTAGATTGCTTACCTTCCTTCTAGAAGTTCAGGACCAAGAACACCAAAGCGATTAACAAATTCATAAAACGTTTTTCTTGTGGGGTACCCAGCACAGCTTATCCTGATAGCTTCAAGAACACCCTGCAAAGTCAGTATTAGTTCAACACATGCTAatgataaaaataataaaagatTATAAGACTCTTACTCCACATCGTAGTTGTTGTATCACATTTGTGTTCTCAAAAATGGCTGGCTTGAGGAGATTATTTGGCTTCACACATCTAATATAATGGGGTTCTGTAGAGCTCAAGGTCTCCATCAGAGATTGAAGCTGCAGCTGAGAATTGTACAGAAAGAGTGTCAATAGGAAGAAAGTCAAGAGCACTATAAGGACCAAGGAGAATCAAGATATTTACTGTCTCTACTTGAAGTAATGGACAATGAGAAATCATAATTACTTGTAACTATATATTCTTTACCAGAGGTAAAAACAATTAATAAAGGCTTAGGCACTCACTATAGTCACCAAAACACTTTGAATTTTCTAATAAGCGCTACTAAATACATGCAAACCAACATTTCTGCTACTAAGTAAGGAAGGGAGAAATTATTAGTGGTTTTGTCATACACTGGTGACACTGCCATTAAGGGAGGAAATGAGTAGTGGTTTTGTCATACACTGGTGACCACGTATACTAAATGTAAGAAGGACGTGAGAGCAACAAAGCACAACCCACGCCCAGGTTTATACCAGGCATGGGCAGAAAAATGCTGGGGCCAACATCTCTAATGGCCCATCTCAGTAcgtttttcttcatttttatGGTACAAACCTGCGGATTACCAATCCAACTGGCTTAACAGGACAGCCTGGCCTGGGCTCAAGCAGCCCAAATCGGATCAGACTTGACCCGAGTCAGATCCAGGATCTTATCAGCTCTAGCTCACAGTAATATATCAAATCACAAAGAGTCCGCCTTGCATGAAAATGTTGCCAAATCTCACCAACTGGCAACAGAACTGAACATATATTTGCAAGGAATTCTGTAGGGACATGTCAGAGGCTAATACAAAGTTTTAGGCATGTACGGAGTAATAAAGTGAGAGCATAACATGGAGAGCACCCTGTAACGATGACAAAGTAACAGTGGCATCCATAGGCTCTTCTAAGTTGAAGAGAATCTACGTACAACTAGCACTTCACAAGTTCTAGGCTACTACTACAGAAATGAGTATTTCATTTTAACGCTGAGAAATAACGCTGAGAACTAACTAGTGTGCACTATCCATGTATTCTCCAACCTTGTCATCAagcaatgaaaataaaataagtacaATCTCACCTTAAAACGTGACCCAATAGAGGAAAATTTTGAAGACTTTGAAGATTCTTCAGGGAGTGAAGGGAATAAAGCAGCTACGAAAGGACATGAAGAAGCATTCAGCAGATCCTGATGTTCAGCCACTACATAATCTTTGTTCTTGTCTAAGAAATGATCAGCCTGGTATGTCACCTGTGGATGATACAAAAAATTGCATAACTAGTATGGTACCTAAACTTCTATATATGAGCATACTTATTATTTGATGAAGAATGATTACATCGCCAGCATAATGGACAACTGTAAAGTCTGTACGAGAAAGCTTTGGTTTGACAAATCGCTTGTTATTCTTGAAAGTTGTATACAGCTTCTGCGCAAATGTCTCATGCGTTGATCTGGGAAACATACTGTGCACAGAATTTAAGAAAACATTATTAAGACTTAAGACACAAGAAATCAGATACCAGTTAAAATAATCTACAATCACTCTATGTTGCTTGGAAGTGGGCTGGAAAGATAACTGGAAGTTTCAAAACATACCATGCTTCGTCCAGAAGTGCAATCAACCCACCTTTCTGAAAATAGTGGAACACATGTTACTGCTATTGTATATAAATATAGAAAGAACACTGGCAACGAGTAATGTTTTCGTTCTAGTTTCCATTATCAAATACTAAAACTTTGATTAGACGTCCCCTAGCTAGCCATAGAACTACAAGCGTGAACAGTGGGTAGTCTGTTCTTGTAAATATGCTCTTGTTATGACTAAAATATATATTGTTATATTATGAATAAATAACCTACAGGTAATTTTCCATCTCTATTTGCCTTCAGAAGTTGCATCATGACTTTCTTGTTCTCAAACACACGTCAAAATGTGTGTCATTTTGTATTAACAAGCGCGTTCAAATGATGCAAAGTACAAACCAGGCAAGACATAgctcaaaactgaaaacccgaaaaatcaaaagaaactctagaaagcaaaggaaaaaaaaagaaaaccaaacaaCCCGAAACCAAAAATTTGCATCATAACTATCTTCATCTTGTGCTCCATGtaataatatgaaaaataagaagaaaaatgcaccTTCTCAATCAAGTCTAGCACATCTTGATTGTCAACAAACTCAATGTAACTCCAGTTTATCTCCTCTCTGGTATATTCCTCTTGCTCCATTTTGAACACATGCTGTGAGCGAACATCACATGTTAAATCCAAGGTCACAAATATCTAAGAGTAAAAACCTATGATCGAGATCAAATCCAATCAGTACCTGGTTGAAATGTTGCTGAAGCTTTTCATTTGTATAGTTGATGCATAACTGTTCAAAACTGCTCGGAGAAAGGCAACCGCTTGTTTTAGCACATTCTATAACTGGAGTATTCATCAAGCTCATAAAAGTTGGAAAACACTAACCTGTTAACTTTGAAACTCTCAAACCCATAAATATCAAGAACACCAATCAATTGCTTAGAGTTTGGGTCCTGTCCAATGGAAACATTAATTTTTTCCACAATCCTGTGGACAGGGTCAGTGACAACGCAGAATGTCAAGATTTGCtggtaaaaataataatataatcAGAGTATTTTGCCAGAGGACAAAGGAAAAGGATCATTACCAATCAAACAATCGGGAATATACTGTTTTCGCTAATGCATCTCTGCTAGCAAGTGCGGAATCAGGATCAAGTGTTCTAGTAATAATTTCTTCAGGGGTAACTATTACTCGTGTTATCAGTGCCTTTTCCAGATTATTGCAATCACACCTGCAAGAAACTTTAGCAGTCAGCATTTTAATTTGTGGTCACACTGAACATATAGAAATATAAGTGCAAAACATAGTATCGAAGGAGAAAATGCACTCACTCTAATAGCTCTGCTGCAGTGTTAAGGTGAAACCTGGAATTATCATCCTTAATCACAGATGAATCTACTTCTGTTCCCTTGGCAAAATTTATGTTTCCAATATGAAGTACAGCTGCTACAACCCTGAATATAGCTTCCTGTAAAATAAATAGATAAAATAAATAGGGGTGCATGTCATTATTCCTcaaactactactccctccaatccataataagtgtcttgatTTTAGCTTCTGAATAGCACAATATAAACCTGTTCTTCCTCATTGATTCCTACTATATCCATGGCCCTTCTTGTTGCTAAATACTCTTCAGCATCATTAATTCCTTCAACCTCAATACAACTTGACTGATTGAGGTAATGAAAAGATCTAGCATCAGCCAACTTATACCTCTGAGTATCCTGCAAGTTACAGAAATCCATTGTAAACAGTGGACACTCAGGCTAAATTAAATTCCATATCCGAAAGACAAAGTCAGCTAGTAACAGTGAGTCAATGTGAATACCTACCTCGGGTGGTGCagcacaaagaaaataaaagcaaTGATAATTTCTTTCTGGAGTATTTATTTGGCATACACGGGATCTTTCCAGCAAGTAAGTTCTGATAGCAGCTCCCGAGATCCTTCCAGTCTTGTCGAATTGGATCTCAACGAACTTGCCAAAGCGACTTCATCATAAATTAGAAAAAATGAGGATGCCAAGCAACCAGTTGGCGGTATCACAATAGTGGGAAGAAACAAATCCATTGAAGGCAAAGAAAATAGGAAATGATCAATTACCTCGAGTTATTATTTCGCACAGTTTTTGCGTTACCAAAAGCTTCAAGAACTGGGTTTGACTGAAATATCATTGATATAAGGCAACCAACCAATGCATAAGTTTTCTATTTGAAAGCAACAAATaagcaaataaaagaaaggttCTATGGTCTTGCCTCTAGAACTTGTTGCTCTACTGTTCTCCCCTCTACTCCAGATCGTCCTCCTAAGTGTGCTAGATATCGCATAAGCATCTTTGTTGTTTCAGTCTTGCCAGCACCACTTTCACCACTTACCAATATAGAGTTGTTTTTCCCTTCATTTATC
The Brachypodium distachyon strain Bd21 chromosome 2, Brachypodium_distachyon_v3.0, whole genome shotgun sequence genome window above contains:
- the LOC100825413 gene encoding myosin-17, with protein sequence MGTPANIIVGSHVWVEDSTLAWIDGEVVSIKNNEVHVQTSNGKKVTTDRSKVFPKDMEAPPGGVDDMTRLSYLHEPGVLQNLATRYELNEIYTYTGSILIAVNPFQRLPHLYDTHMMEQYKGADFGELSPHVFAIADVAYREMINEGKNNSILVSGESGAGKTETTKMLMRYLAHLGGRSGVEGRTVEQQVLESNPVLEAFGNAKTVRNNNSSRFGKFVEIQFDKTGRISGAAIRTYLLERSRVCQINTPERNYHCFYFLCAAPPEDTQRYKLADARSFHYLNQSSCIEVEGINDAEEYLATRRAMDIVGINEEEQEAIFRVVAAVLHIGNINFAKGTEVDSSVIKDDNSRFHLNTAAELLECDCNNLEKALITRVIVTPEEIITRTLDPDSALASRDALAKTVYSRLFDWIVEKINVSIGQDPNSKQLIGVLDIYGFESFKVNSFEQLCINYTNEKLQQHFNQHVFKMEQEEYTREEINWSYIEFVDNQDVLDLIEKKGGLIALLDEACMFPRSTHETFAQKLYTTFKNNKRFVKPKLSRTDFTVVHYAGDVTYQADHFLDKNKDYVVAEHQDLLNASSCPFVAALFPSLPEESSKSSKFSSIGSRFKLQLQSLMETLSSTEPHYIRCVKPNNLLKPAIFENTNVIQQLRCGGVLEAIRISCAGYPTRKTFYEFVNRFGVLGPELLEGSNDDKIACQKILEKMKLENYQIGKTKVFLRAGQMADLDARRAEVLGKAARIIQRLMRTYIARKQFVLVRRSATHIQSFVRGTLVRNMYECMRRESAAMKIQKNVRRHKARESYLLLQAAAVTLQTGLRAMSARKEFRFRKETKAAIHIQARWRCHSDYSHYKNLQGAALTYQCAWRQRLARRELRNLKMAARETGALKEAKDKLEKRVEELTWRLGLEKRLRTDLEEAKSQEIAKLQETLNDTQLQVEEAKAMVLKEREAARKAIEEAPPVIKETPVLVEDTEKINSLTTEVEQLKALLQAQRQATETAKKEHAEAERRNEELMKKFEGAEKKIEQLQDTAQRLEEKATNMESENKVLRQQAVAISPTAKSLAAYPKSPFQLRTPENVNAPNGEVKSSPDVTPISLNSKELEAEEKPQKSLNEKQQENQDLLIKCVSQDLGFSSGRAIAACVIYRCLLHWRSFEVERTGVFDRIIQTIGTAIEAQDNNDKLAYWLSNSSTLLLLLQRTLKTTGAAGLTPQRRRSSAASFGRVFSGIRASPQSAPRAFLGSRLIGGLGDLRQVEAKYPALLFKQQLTAFLEKIYGMIRDNLKKEISPLLGLCIQAPRTSRASLIKGSRSQANALAQQTLIAHWQSIVKILTNYLNVLKANYVPSFLISKVFTQIFSFINVQLFNSLLLRRECCSFSNGEYVKAGLAELEQWCIYATEEYAGSSWEELKHIRQAVGFLVIHQKPKKTLKEITNDLCPVLSIQQLYRISTMYWDDKYGTHTVSSEVISSMRIMMTEDSNNAVSSSFLLDDDSSIPFSVDDISKSMTEIEITDVDMPPLIRENSGFTFLHQRKDSHTLVTGNQAKLCLIPCLVISYLPVEFFFVNLALIPEISHASIVRSINYLPAKKKIMDGDRRRKFAAITGPAARAQDSPSRRLIAWLQLLFKAFVQRYSWLARWDAAGRPAFLLLLAFLAQRNLRRSYLSWSKARLQLRAAAAVTLQAAFRAMAARRELELRRRARAAVCIQARWRAHRALWSYLAMKRASLTCQCAWRQSMARRQLGKLRLANLERERFNELCRLHEMVDVLQQAVEDAEVRVIAEREAALKAIAEAPPVIKEKVVLVEDTEKVNSSKAEVERLKGLLGAEMQATFDAKKALSKAELRNEKLARLLGVQEIKNKTLQDSLKRMEEKASDLDAENKMLRQAVASIPAIKSPSSEIQKEPDLQASPENGKIANGAVKPMIVDREEDFHHDNADEPPSSNDADAEKQQQELLIKCISEDLGFSTGRPVAAYLIYRCLVHWRSFEEDRTTVFDRLIQKISAAIEARDSDETLAYWLSNSCTLLLLLQRTLKNNGAAALARQRRRSSALKSPRCQVETFQENQAPGHPERSVPDGRLVGGLADICQVEAKYPALAFKQQLMALLEKVYGVIRHNLKKELSPLLGMCIQAPRTFVVSPRGSGSQGADMAQQASMAHWQSIIKILTNYLNVLKSNYVPPFLICKLFTQVFSFINVQLFNSLLLRRECCSFSNGEYVKAGLDELEHWCHWLTEEYAGSSWDELKHIRQAVALLILEEKHNKSLKEITDEFCPALSMQQLYRISTMYCDDKYGTLGIPSEAVASMRAKMIEGSTSPSVQDDINSFLLDDDFSIPFSVDDIARLMVHVDIADMDLPPLMQEKSGSPFEP